CAACATCTCGCCGTGGCGCCGCGCCGTCTGCGGTGACCTGACCGCGGCCTTCGACTTCACGCAGGCCGACGCCGCCCCCGCAGCGCTGCCGTCCACCGCGGGCTACCTGCCGCCCGACCACAACGCGCACGCCTCCTACCACCCGGTCCCGCCGGCCACCGGCGCCCTGCCGGTGCAGGAGCCGGGCTCCAAGCCCACCCGCGCGCTCGGCTACGCCCCGTACGTGGACGGCAAGGCCACCGTCTCCACCGGCAAGTTCACCCTCACCTTCGCCAGCGGCCCGGCGCTGGGCGCGCACTTCCACAGCACCTCGGGCAACCGTACGGACGGCCCCTGGCCCTACACGGTCGAGGCGGGCAAGACCCTCTCCGACACCTGGAGCACCAGCAGCTCCACCGGCAACCAGATCAACCTCTCGGTCTGGGGGCCCAACGGCTTCCTGCGCACCTTCAAGGGCCCGGCGAAGAAGGCCGGTCCCGAGGTGACCGCCCGCCACGTCACGGCGTCCGGCAACCTGGACCTGTCCATGACCAACACGGGCACGGCCGCCGTCAACCTCACGGTGACCAATGCCTACGGCGGCGCCGCGCAGACCTTCAAGGTGCTCGCCGGGGCCACGGTCGCGTACACCGTGAACCTCCAGGCCACGGGCCGCTGGTACGACGTGAAGGTCGTCTCGGACGCGGACGCGACCTTCCTGCGCCGCTTCGCGGGCCACGTGGAGACGGGCGCCCCGGGCGTCTCCGACCCGGCGATCAAGACGGCCTGACCCGCGCCGCGCCCCGTCCGGGGCCCGCTGCGGCGGGCCCCGGACGGGTGTGACGGCGCGGGTCCGCCGCTCGGCCCGGGTGCCGGTCCTGGGCGCGGGCCCGCCCGCTCAGTCCGGCTGTCGCAGCCGTCCCACAAGCCACTCCAGCGCCGGCTGGACCTCCCGCCCCCACGTCTCGTAGTTGTGCCCGCCGCTGTCCAGCACGATCGAGGACACCCGGGCCGGCGGCCGCACCGCCGCGATGAACTCCAGCGTCTGCGGGTACTGCTTCTCGCCCTTGCGGCTACTGGCCACCAGCAGGGACACCGGCGGCTGCGGCCGCGTCCGCAGCCGCCACAGCAGGTCGTTCTCCCGCCGCAGCGCCGCGTCCCCGCCGAACAGGTCGCCCGTCTCGTCGTCCCGCGCCGCCTGGTACGAGGCCGAGAGCCCCGCCGCGGCCCGGTAGGCGTCCGGTGCCCGCAGGGCCAGCTTCAGCGCGCAGTACCCGCCCACCGAATTGCCGATCACGCCCCACGCCCGCGGGTCCCGGGTGAGCCGGTAGTGCGCCGCGACGGCCTCCGGCAGGTCCCGCGAGAAAAACGTTTCCACCTGCGGTCCGTCCGGTACGTCCACACACTCGGTGTCGCGCGGCGGCGCCACCGTCGGGGTCATCATCACCAGCACCGCGGGCCGCATCTTCCCCGCCCGGACCGAGTCCAGCGCCAGCTGCGGGTACCGGAACAGGTCGATCAGCACCCGCGTCGTGCTCGGGTACCCGCTCAGCGCCAGCACCACCGGGAACCGCGCCCGCTCCGCCGCGTCCGCCCGCAGGAACTCCGGCGGCAGATGGACGTACGCCTGCCCCCTCAGCCCGCTACGGGCCCCGCGCACCGTCACCGCCTCGATCCGCCCGATCTCCGCCGGGTCGTCCGAGCCCCGGTAGCGCCAGGAGTGGGTGCCGCGCACCACCAGGCCGCGCGCCCCCTGGTCCTGCCCGGCCGCCACCGGCGCGTCCCGGGACAGGGACAGCAGGTCGCTCCAGGAGGAGTAGAAGCCGTAGGTGTGGTTCACCGCGAGCAGCAGCGGCAGGCCCATGGTGAGGGTGATCGCCAGCTGGAGCCCGATCCGGCCGAGCACCGGCCGCAGCCCCGGTCCGGCCAGCCGGGGCCAGGCCCACACGACGGCCGCCACGAACACCACGCCCGCCACGATCAGCGCGGTGACGAGGACGGGAACCATGGCCATGATCTTGCCAGGCCGGTCCGCGGGCCGCCGCCCGGGGGGACGCGAAAAGCCCGTGGGGGGTACGAGGAAACCTCGTACCCCCCACGGGATCAGGGTGAGTGACGGGACTTGAACCCGCGGCCACCTGGACCACAACCAGGTGCTCTACCAACTGAGCTACACCCACCACGAAGGGCGGCGGACCGCCCGTTCGATGTGCATGCACAGCATAGCCGATCAGGGAGGTGGTCCCGCGACACCGTTTCCGCGGCCCGCCCGCCCCGCCCGCCGGCCCCGGATTCCGACCCGCCCGCCCCGGATTCCGACCGGCGCGGCCGTCGCGCTCGCCGCACCGCTCACGGCAGGATCGCCCCATGGCCTTCGACACCGCACCCCCCGCCGCGTCCGACACCGTCCCCGAGCCGTTCACCGCCGCCGACTACGCGGCCCGGATGGCCGCCGCCGCGCAGAGCGCCGCCGACGCCGGGCTGGCCGGTCTGCTGATCGCCCCCGGCCCCGACCTCACCCACCTCACCGGCTACCGCCCCGTGGACACCGAGCGGCTGACCCTGCTCGTGCTGGCCGCGGGGCAGGACCCGGTGCTCGTCGTCCCCACCCTGGAAGCCCCCGACGCGGCCGCGGCGCCGGGCGCGGGGGCGCTCACCCTGCGCGACTGGACCGACGGCAAGAACCCCTACGGCGTCACCGCCCCGCTGCTCGACGTGTCCGGCCGCTTCGGGGTCAGTGACAACACCTGGGCGCTCCATCTGCTGGGCCTCCAGCGCGAGTTGCCCACCACCTCCCACGTCTCGCTCACCGACGCCCTGCCCATGCTGCGCGCGGTCAAGGACGCGCGCGAGCTGGCCCGGCTGGAGGCGGCGGGGGCCGCCGCCGACGCCGCGTACGCCCGGATCCTCGGAGTCCGCTTCGCCGGGCGCGCGGAGACCGAGGTCGCCGCCGACCTGGCCGCCCTGCTGCGCGAACACGGCCACTCCCAGGTCGACTTCACCGTGGTCGGCTCCGGACCCAACGGGGCCAACCCGCACCACGAGGCGGGCGCGCGGGTGATCGAACACGGCGACATGGTGGTCCTGGACTTCGGCGGCCTCAAGCACGGCTACGGCTCCGACATCTCCCGCACCGTCCACGTCGGCGAACCGACGGCCGAGGAGCAGCGCGTCCACGACATCGTCCGCGAGGCCCAGCGGACCGCCGTGGCGGCGGTCCGGCCGGGCATCGCCTGCCAGGACGTGGACCGGGCGGCCCGTGCCGTGATCACCGAGTTCGGCTACGGCGAGCGGTTCATCCACCGCACCGGCCACGGCATCGGCGTCACCACGCACGAACCGCCCTACATGATCGAGGGCGAGGAGCAACCGCTCGTCCCCGGCATGTGCTTCTCCGTCGAGCCCGGCATCTACCTCCCCGGCCGCTTCGGCGTCCGGATCGAGGACATCGTGACGGTCACCGAGGACGGCGGGCGCAGCTTCAACAACGCCCCGCACGAACTCGCGATCGTCGAGTAACGCCCGTACAAGGCCCGTAGGCGGAAAACGGCCGCGCTCACGGACCCAGGACGGCCGCCGACTCGCCCGGCAGGTGGAGGCGGCCGTCCGGCCCCGGGTGCTCCAGCGGCTCCCACGAGGCCAGCACCCGTACGCCGTTGCGGCCCAGCGCGATGGTCACCGGCTCGGCGGACAGGTTGACCGCGACCCGGACGTCCCCGCGCCGGAAGGTCACCCAGCGGCGCTCCTCGTCGCAGGCCACCCGGACCGCCGCGAGATCGGGGTCCCGCAGGTCGGGCAGGGTCCGCCGGAGCGTGATCAGCGCCCGGTACCACTCCAGCAGCCGGTCGTGCCCGGCCTCCCGCGGCTCGGCCCAGTCCAGGCAGGACCGCTCCCGGGTCGCCGGGTCCTGCGGGTCCGGGATCTCCTCCGCCTTCCAGCCGTGCGCCGCGAACTCCCGGCGGCGGCCCGTGCGCACCGCCTCCGCGAGCGCCGGGTCGGGATGGTCGGTGAAGTACTGCCAGGGGGTCCCCGCCCCCCACTCCTCGCCCATGAACAGCATCGGCACGAAGGGCCCCGTCAGGGCCAGGGTCGCGGCGCAGGCCAGCAGCCCGGGGGAGAGGGACGCGGCGAGCCGGTCGCCGAGCGCCCGGTTCCCGATCTGGTCGTGGGTCTGGGCGTAGCCGAGGAAGCGGTGCGCGGGGGTGCGGCGCCGGTCCACCGGGCGGCCGTGGGTGCGGCCCCGGAAGGAGGACCAGGTCCCGTCGTGGAAGAAGGCCCGGGTCATGGTCTTGGCGAGGGCGGTGAGCGGGGCGCGGGCGAAGTCGGCGTAGTAGCCCTGGGACTCGCCGGTCAGCGCGCAGTGCAGGGCGTGGTGGAAGTCGTCGTTCCACTGCGCGGTGAGGCCCAGCCCGCCGGCCGTGCGCGGGGTCGTGGTCCGCGGATCGCACTGGTCGGATTCGGCGATGAGGAAGACCGGGCGGGCGGCCTCGGCGGCGAACGCGTCCACAGCCGCGGCCAGTTCCTCCAGGAAGGTCAGCGCCCGGCCGTCGGCCAGCGCGTGCACGGCGTCCAGCCGGAGCCCGTCGATCCGGTAGTCCCGCAGCCAGCCGAGCGCACTGCCCAGGAGGTACGCGCGGACCTCGTCGGAGCCGGGCGCGTCCAGGTTGACCGCCGCGCCCCACGGGGTGTGGTGGGTGTCGGTGAAGTACGGGCCGAAGGCCGGGAGGTGGTTGCCGGACGGGCCGAGGTGGTTGTGCACCACGTCCAGCACCACCCCGAGCCCGGCGGTGTGCGCGGCCTCGACGAAGCGGGCGAGCCCGGCCGGGCCGCCGTACGGCTCGTGCACGGCCCAGGGCGCGACCCCGTCGTAACCCCAGCCGTGCCGCCCCGGGAAGGAGCAGACGGGCATCAGCTCCACGTGCGTGACGCCGAGGGCCGTGAGGTGGGGCAGCCGGGCGGCGGCCGCGTCGAAGGTGCCCTCGGGGGTGAAGGTGCCGATGTGCAGCTCGTACAGGACGGCGTCCTGGAGGGAGGTGCGGGGCGCGGGGGCCGGGGCGGCGGGGAACAGCGCTTCGAGGTCCACCACCGCCGAGAGCCCGTCCGGGCCGTCGGGCAGCCGCCGGCCGCGGGGATCGGGCCGTACGGGCGGCGGATCCCCGTGCGGTGCATCGGCTTCGTCCAGAACGAACCCGTACCGGTCCCCGTCGGCGGCGGGCGCCTCGGCGGTCCACCAGCCGTCCCGCTCCGGATCGGGAGCCATGGCCCGCGTGCCGTCGTTCAGCCGCAGACCCACCTGTCCTGCCTGCGGTGCCCACACCTCGAACTGCATGGACGGTCCCCTCGTCTCGGGCGGCAACCGGCGTTCGTGCCACGACGGCCACGTGATCCGGCTTGACGCGGCCCATCATCGCGGGCCGGACGCGGGAGTTCTGGACACTTGGTGCACGACGGGCCGACAATCACCCTTTGAATCCTCCCCTCCTTGAGGGGAGGGGATTCCTCGTCCTTCAGGGCTGATCGGGGATTTCTGGCTCACGCCGCCAGATGGGGCGGCGCCCCGTCTGGTCTTCTGCGATCAGCACCAGCCGGGGTGGAGACCAGCCCGGACCAGCATCACGCGGGCGGAGTTCTTGTCCCTGGGGGACACGGCTCCGCACGCGGTGCACGTATAGGTTCGTTCTGAGAGGGGTAGTGCGTGCTTGGTTCTCGCTCCGCACTGCGCGCAGTCCATGGTGGTGTGCGCGGGGTGGACCAGGTGCACAGCCCGTCCGTGCTTGCGGCCCATCTCGACCAGGGCCGTCTTCGTCGCGGAGATCGCCGCGTCGGCCGCCTTGTGGGCCATGGTCGACTTGGCGAGGAACTTCGGCCGGAAGTCCTCCACGGCCAGGGCATCGTGGGCGCGGACGACGGACTTGGCCCACTTGCGGCCGGTGTCCTGACGCTGCCGGGCCACCTTCTTGTGGAGCTTCGCGACTTGCTTCTTCGCCCGCTGGTAGCCCTTCGACCCGGGTTTGCCCTTCGCGGGTTTCCGGCGTGCCATCATCCGCTGATACCGGGCGAGCCTCTGCGCGGCGTTCTTGCCGTGCTCGGCGTGCGGGAGGTCGTGGGCGTCGCTGGTGGTGGTCGCGGTCTCCTCGACACCCCAGTCGATCCCGCCCGCCAGGTGCAGGCGGCCGTCCTTCAGCCGGAAGCCGCGCTTGGTGTAGTTCAGAGACGGCAGTGCTTCCCGTTTCTTCAGATGTGTCTGCTTCGACTTCGCGCAGCACTCGTTCCACACCCAGCGGCAACGGTCCTATCCTCGCCCACTGACAACAACCGAAAGGACAGGTCGGGCCAGATGCGAACCGAACTTCGGCGCTCGGCGTCTCCGCCCCAAGGACCCATTCCTCCCCGGGCTGAAGCCCGGGGCCTCCTGGGAGAAGACCTGTGACGTCCAGTTTCGAGTTCCCCGCCTACCCGGTGCGCCGGGTCTCCGACGCCGAGCGCGACCGCGCCCTCGGGTGGCTGCGGGACGGGGCGGCCGACGGCCGGCTCTCGCACGACACCTTCGTGCGCCGGATGGAACTCGCGCTGGTCGCGCGCCGCTCCGAGGACCTGGCGGCCCTCACGGCGGACCTCGGCACCCGGCGCCCCGGCGGTCTGGAAAGCCCCCTGACCCAGCGGCTGTTCGGCTGGGTCGGCCGGGTGTCCGCGGTGAGCGCGGGTGTCCGGCGCGCCTGGACCGCGGAGAAGCTGCCGAAACTGCTGCTCCCGCCGTACGGCGCGGGCGGGTACGCGCTGACCATCGGCCGGGACCCCGGCAGCGGGCTGCGGCTCGTGCACGAGACGGTCTCCCGCCACCACGCCGAACTGAGCTTGCAGGGCGGCCGGTGGGTGCTGCGGGACCTCGGCTCCACCAACGGCACCACGGTCAACGGCCAGCGGGTCACCGGCGCGGCCGTGGTCCGGGCCGGCGATCAGGTCGGCTTCGGCAACATGTCCTACCGGCTGTCCTCGAACTAGCAGCTGGCTACGGGGCGGGAGCCACACGTCCGATTTCCGCCAGCCCGGCCGGACGGCGC
This is a stretch of genomic DNA from Streptomyces sp. NBC_00536. It encodes these proteins:
- a CDS encoding alpha/beta hydrolase, which codes for MVPVLVTALIVAGVVFVAAVVWAWPRLAGPGLRPVLGRIGLQLAITLTMGLPLLLAVNHTYGFYSSWSDLLSLSRDAPVAAGQDQGARGLVVRGTHSWRYRGSDDPAEIGRIEAVTVRGARSGLRGQAYVHLPPEFLRADAAERARFPVVLALSGYPSTTRVLIDLFRYPQLALDSVRAGKMRPAVLVMMTPTVAPPRDTECVDVPDGPQVETFFSRDLPEAVAAHYRLTRDPRAWGVIGNSVGGYCALKLALRAPDAYRAAAGLSASYQAARDDETGDLFGGDAALRRENDLLWRLRTRPQPPVSLLVASSRKGEKQYPQTLEFIAAVRPPARVSSIVLDSGGHNYETWGREVQPALEWLVGRLRQPD
- a CDS encoding aminopeptidase P family protein; the protein is MAFDTAPPAASDTVPEPFTAADYAARMAAAAQSAADAGLAGLLIAPGPDLTHLTGYRPVDTERLTLLVLAAGQDPVLVVPTLEAPDAAAAPGAGALTLRDWTDGKNPYGVTAPLLDVSGRFGVSDNTWALHLLGLQRELPTTSHVSLTDALPMLRAVKDARELARLEAAGAAADAAYARILGVRFAGRAETEVAADLAALLREHGHSQVDFTVVGSGPNGANPHHEAGARVIEHGDMVVLDFGGLKHGYGSDISRTVHVGEPTAEEQRVHDIVREAQRTAVAAVRPGIACQDVDRAARAVITEFGYGERFIHRTGHGIGVTTHEPPYMIEGEEQPLVPGMCFSVEPGIYLPGRFGVRIEDIVTVTEDGGRSFNNAPHELAIVE
- the treZ gene encoding malto-oligosyltrehalose trehalohydrolase — its product is MQFEVWAPQAGQVGLRLNDGTRAMAPDPERDGWWTAEAPAADGDRYGFVLDEADAPHGDPPPVRPDPRGRRLPDGPDGLSAVVDLEALFPAAPAPAPRTSLQDAVLYELHIGTFTPEGTFDAAAARLPHLTALGVTHVELMPVCSFPGRHGWGYDGVAPWAVHEPYGGPAGLARFVEAAHTAGLGVVLDVVHNHLGPSGNHLPAFGPYFTDTHHTPWGAAVNLDAPGSDEVRAYLLGSALGWLRDYRIDGLRLDAVHALADGRALTFLEELAAAVDAFAAEAARPVFLIAESDQCDPRTTTPRTAGGLGLTAQWNDDFHHALHCALTGESQGYYADFARAPLTALAKTMTRAFFHDGTWSSFRGRTHGRPVDRRRTPAHRFLGYAQTHDQIGNRALGDRLAASLSPGLLACAATLALTGPFVPMLFMGEEWGAGTPWQYFTDHPDPALAEAVRTGRRREFAAHGWKAEEIPDPQDPATRERSCLDWAEPREAGHDRLLEWYRALITLRRTLPDLRDPDLAAVRVACDEERRWVTFRRGDVRVAVNLSAEPVTIALGRNGVRVLASWEPLEHPGPDGRLHLPGESAAVLGP
- a CDS encoding RNA-guided endonuclease InsQ/TnpB family protein encodes the protein MWNECCAKSKQTHLKKREALPSLNYTKRGFRLKDGRLHLAGGIDWGVEETATTTSDAHDLPHAEHGKNAAQRLARYQRMMARRKPAKGKPGSKGYQRAKKQVAKLHKKVARQRQDTGRKWAKSVVRAHDALAVEDFRPKFLAKSTMAHKAADAAISATKTALVEMGRKHGRAVHLVHPAHTTMDCAQCGARTKHALPLSERTYTCTACGAVSPRDKNSARVMLVRAGLHPGWC
- a CDS encoding DUF1707 and FHA domain-containing protein, whose product is MTSSFEFPAYPVRRVSDAERDRALGWLRDGAADGRLSHDTFVRRMELALVARRSEDLAALTADLGTRRPGGLESPLTQRLFGWVGRVSAVSAGVRRAWTAEKLPKLLLPPYGAGGYALTIGRDPGSGLRLVHETVSRHHAELSLQGGRWVLRDLGSTNGTTVNGQRVTGAAVVRAGDQVGFGNMSYRLSSN